TACAACCGCAGCTTCTTTTATAGGTGGAATAGCAATGCTATCCACAGGAACAATACTTCTAGTCTGTCAACAGTATGCTTGCGGAATGTTTCGAATTGCTTGGTAAGAAAATAGATACAAAAAcgcatttgaaaatatatattgacgttaagtttaataaaatcccaaataattgacaaaaaaataacatagtTACCGTATCGAGCAAGCAATGACAATTTgtaaattacgaaaaaattacgaaaaaaaaagtctACGAAACGAGCTTTCGATTTACAAAGGATTGATTTATGCCGTGGATATGCATCGTGAAGCTATGAAGTtggtatttataatattacatataagtgcagtacatatatatatacacatagatacatatatatataaaacaatgtactttctttctcttaaAGATTCTGCGATTCATTGATATCCAAATTTAAAGTAATGTTCTTCTTCTTAATAGTAACCAGTGTGCTTTGCACGACTCTCAGCTTTTTCCGGGTAAGTCaaagtttttcatttttaaatgtatttattatacgtATTGTGTCAATCAGCAACAAGGTTCTTATAACACAGCTAGTTACTGTCAAACCTTTCATTATAATTcatactaattaattttgattaataaggattgctaattttaattgaattaattgttAGTATGTTCgtatttaagatttttcagGTAATGTCATTCGGATATAATATTCAAGAACTATTGTTAccattattatatgtaatcaTTCTTGTAATATACATGGTGATAAGCAATTATGTATCACAAGAAATCATGGATCGCAATAATGATGTAATTATTACTGTGTAAGTGAAAAATTAACGAGATTAATCAAATCCAtatattggaataaaattcaaaattaatataatgataaaaaataaacaaaaaatatacccaaaatgttttttatacgttttcttatttttgttaatttatcatttgcaATGATTTAGGTACAATGTTCAATGGTACTTAGCACCTTTACATGtacaaaaaatgatattgtttCTGTTGCAAAAGGGTACCAAAGCTTTTACTTTAAATCTTGGTACATTGTTTGTAGGATCATTAGAAAGTGCCGCaatggtaaaaaaaatgtattcaaatatatgtaacataacattttatacgaatagaaaaaaaacagtattttattatagttgcTGAGCActtcattatcatatttcaCTGTTCTTTACTCTACGCaacattaacaaaatatattagtagtaaaaaataacaatagtgaaaaaattagaacAGATAATAGCCATAATTAAATGCAAGTCTAATTCAATTAtggatataatttaaaaaagtgtaagtattaaaaaaatgcaaatgcacGGAAAACacatcattaaatataatatgtacttttatcagcaataaattaatagctaATGTGACAATCTGAGCCATTGCCGATTCTTTGAAGAGCCAAACGTAACATATGAGCGTACGCACTACAATGAAACACGTTAAAATGCATTGTTAGAAAATGTGAAATGCGCCTGCGCGACGTGCTATCCCTTCATGGTGTTCTTCTTTATGAGAAATAAACATCTGTTAAATTTCTGTTGACATTAAATcgattatttaatgatatccCCATCCAAAGAAAGGGTATTGAATTGCGAGTGAGTCATATTCACAGAGGCATTTATACAGTTAAACGATTATATGGTGcgtttacatttacattaaaataaaaaacttctATGAGAAtctaaattcgaaaaaatagcTGTGGAATCTTCATTCGGCTGGGGTTAAAGGAAAGAATAAGCAAACTGACTTTATCATCGTCAGATGTGCGCAAAGAAATGATCTCCAGAAACTATTTACATTTCAATCTGAATCGAATTCTCTTACTTACGGTTGGCCTATGGCCTTATCAACAATCTAAATTCGTTCGACTCCAactgacaatattttttagtattttgatCACCATTGTCGTATTTCAggtatcttaatattttttaatgtttaataatctaataaataaGCTAATAATTTGTCTCTTTTTTGGAAACGTTGATTTTGCGgttaaatattaatccttATGGAACgccaaaaatatcattaaagaatgtttaatttaaatataattattacatagacataattcattttattgtaattactcGCATTATACAATGGTCTACACAcaacttatttaatatataattatataaaattatacacacacacacacacacatacacgcgcgcgcgcatcctTCTCGGTACTATTGCATTAATGATAAGGAAATTTTTTAACCAGATACAACAATAACGGTTTCAAAGcaaattgttgaataaaaaaaattaaatcttgtaGCTAACAACATTTCTGACTTCAAAATGTACTGTGGATCTTTTCGCCAACGTTTTTtcatctgtattatttttcaccttctttataattaaatattgttcattcagtcttaataataatgttgtaaGTAGATCGTCTGTTATGTATCAtacttttgtttattttctgtcaataattcttacaatattaatatcacaaCGAGCATgtaatttacgaaaaaaaaaaacaaaataaaaaattgttacaataataggtaaaatatttgctaGAACAAATGACATATATTTGTAACCAGCTAACGGACGAAAATGAAATCAGTATCATAAAAAGGTACAACAGTTACGGGAAATATTACACCATTGTATTAATGTGTAAGACAACTACTTTCTCTTGttaaatacagaatattataataacatttataacatttaactAATTTGTCAGAAattcttcattaaatatagtaattttgaaatgtccTTTAGTATTTGCCGTGTTTGTTGGATTCAGTTTAATTCTGTACCCATTTTGGCCGCGCATTGCCAATATCCTGTTGTTTATAAATGAAACTCGAACACATGCTGCGCTACCGCTTGTAACCGAGTACTTTGTCGATCAAGATAGAAACTTCTATCTGATTATATTGCATACAACCGCAGCTACTTTTATAGGTGGAGTAGCAATGCTATCCACAGGAACAATACTTCTAGTCTGTCAACAGTATGCTTGCGGAATGTTTCGAATTGCTTGGTAAGAAAATAGATACAAGAAcgcatttgaaaatatatattgacgttaagtttaataaaatccCAAATAATTGACGAAAAAATAACATAGTTACCGTATCGAGCAAGCAATGACAATTTgtaaattacgaaaaaattacgaaaaaaataatctaaaaaacgAGTTATTGATTTACAAGGGATTGATTTATGCCGTGGATATGCATCGTGAAGCTATGAAGTTGGtattcataatattacatataagtgcagtacatatatatacagagtacatatacatacatatatatacatatatatatagaacaatgtactttctttctcttaaAGATTCTCCAATTCAATGATATCCAAATTTAAAGTAATGTTCTTCTTCTTAATAGCAGCCGGTGTACTTTGTGGGAGTTTCAGCCTTTTCCGGGTAAGTTAaagttttccatttttaaatgtactCATAATATGTATTGTATCAATCAGCAACAAGGTTCTTATAACACAGTTAGTTACTGTCAAATtagcattataatttatactaactaattttgattttgaccattgtcagttttatttaaaattgttagtatGTTCGTATCTAAGATTTTTCAGGTAATATCATTTGGATATAATATTCAAGAACTGTCGTTAccattattatatgtaatcgTTCTTGTAGTATACATGATGATAAGCAACTATGTATCACAAGAAATCATGGATCACAATAATGATGTAATTATTACTgtgtaagtaaaaaattaacaaaatataatcacGTCCtctaaatgttttttatatattttcttatttttgtcgaTTTATCATTTGCAATGGTTTAGGTACAATGTTCAATGGTATTTAGCACCTTTACATGtacaaaaaatgatattgtttCTGTTGCAAAAAGGTACCAAAACTTTTACTTTGAATCTTGGTACATTGTTTGTAGGATCATTGGAAAGTGCCGCAtcggtaaaaaaaatatccattgtatccaaatatatgtaatataacaaatgtgcaaataaaaaataaaaatttattatagttgCTGAGCACTTCAATATCATATTTCACTGTTCTTTATTCTACGCAacattaacataatatattaatagtaaaaaataacaatagtgaaaaaattagataCAAAAGAAGATAGCCATAATTAGATGCAAATCTAATTCAATTatggatataattataaaaaatgtaagtataaaaaaaatgcaaaagtacAGAAAACACatcgcaaaatataatataatatgtatttttaccagcaataaattaatagctaATGTGACGTTCTGAGCAATTGCCGTTCCTTTGAAGAGCCAAACGTAACATATGAGCGCACGAACTAAAATGAAACACGTTAAAATgcattgttgaaaaatatgaaatac
This DNA window, taken from Linepithema humile isolate Giens D197 chromosome 7, Lhum_UNIL_v1.0, whole genome shotgun sequence, encodes the following:
- the LOC105675797 gene encoding uncharacterized protein isoform X2 → MISPSKERVLNCDCGIFIRLGLKERISKLTLSSSDVRKEMISRNYLHFNLNRILLLTVGLWPYQQSKFVRLQLTIFFSILITIVVFQLTTFLTSKCTVDLFANVFSSVLFFTFFIIKYCSFSLNNNVVKYLLEQMTYICNQLTDENEISIIKRYNSYGKYYTIVLMLFAVFVGFSLILYPFWPRIANILLFINETRTHAALPLVTEYFVDQDRNFYLIILHTTAATFIGGVAMLSTGTILLVCQQYACGMFRIACYRIEQAMTICKLRKNYEKNNLKNELLIYKGLIYAVDMHREAMKFSNSMISKFKVMFFFLIAAGVLCGSFSLFRIFQVISFGYNIQELSLPLLYVIVLVVYMMISNYVSQEIMDHNNDVIITVYNVQWYLAPLHVQKMILFLLQKGTKTFTLNLGTLFVGSLESAASVKKISIVSKYM
- the LOC137001311 gene encoding uncharacterized protein isoform X3, producing the protein MDLFANVFSSVLLFTFFIIKYCSFSLNNNVVKYLLEQMTYICDQLTDENEINIIKRYNSYGKYYTIVFMLFVVFIGFSLILYLFWPFIANILLSINETRTHAELPLLTEYFVDQDKYFYLIILHTTAASFIGGIAMLSTGTILLVCQQYACGMFRIACYRIEQAMTICKLRKNYEKKSLRNELSIYKGLIYAVDMHREAMKFCDSLISKFKVMFFFLIVTSVLCTTLSFFRIFQVMSFGYNIQELLLPLLYVIILVIYMVISNYVSQEIMDRNNDVIITVYNVQWYLAPLHVQKMILFLLQKGTKAFTLNLGTLFVGSLESAAMVKKMYSNICNITFYTNRKKTVFYYSC
- the LOC105675797 gene encoding uncharacterized protein isoform X4; the encoded protein is MISPSKERVLNCDCGIFIRLGLKERISKLTLSSSDVRKEMISRNYLHFNLNRILLLTVGLWPYQQSKFVRLQLTIFFSILITIVVFQLTTFLTSKCTVDLFANVFSSVLFFTFFIIKYCSFSLNNNVVKYLLEQMTYICNQLTDENEISIIKRYNSYGKYYTIVLMLFAVFVGFSLILYPFWPRIANILLFINETRTHAALPLVTEYFVDQDRNFYLIILHTTAATFIGGVAMLSTGTILLVCQQYACGMFRIACYRIEQAMTICKLRKNYEKNNLKNELLIYKGLIYAVDMHREAMNSRCTLWEFQPFPVYMMISNYVSQEIMDHNNDVIITVYNVQWYLAPLHVQKMILFLLQKGTKTFTLNLGTLFVGSLESAASLLSTSISYFTVLYSTQH
- the LOC105675797 gene encoding uncharacterized protein isoform X9; this encodes MISPSKERVLNCDCGIFIRLGLKERISKLTLSSSDVRKEMISRNYLHFNLNRILLLTVGLWPYQQSKFVRLQLTIFFSILITIVVFQLTTFLTSKCTVDLFANVFSSVLFFTFFIIKYCSFSLNNNVVKYLLEQMTYICNQLTDENEISIIKRYNSYGKYYTIVLMLFAVFVGFSLILYPFWPRIANILLFINETRTHAALPLVTEYFVDQDRNFYLIILHTTAATFIGGVAMLSTGTILLVCQQYACGMFRIACYRIEQAMTICKLRKNYEKNNLKNELLIYKGLIYAVDMHREAMNSRCTLWEFQPFPGNIIWI
- the LOC137001311 gene encoding odorant receptor 22c-like isoform X2, whose translation is MISRNYLQFSLNRIFLLTVGLWPYQQSKLVRLQLTIFFSILITFIIFQLTTFLTSKCTMDLFANVFSSVLLFTFFIIKYCSFSLNNNVVKYLLEQMTYICDQLTDENEINIIKRYNSYGKYYTIVFMLFVVFIGFSLILYLFWPFIANILLSINETRTHAELPLLTEYFVDQDKYFYLIILHTTAASFIGGIAMLSTGTILLVCQQYACGMFRIACYRIEQAMTICKLRKNYEKKSLRNELSIYKGLIYAVDMHREAMKFCDSLISKFKVMFFFLIVTSVLCTTLSFFRIFQVMSFGYNIQELLLPLLYVIILVIYMVISNYVSQEIMDRNNDVIITVYNVQWYLAPLHVQKMILFLLQKGTKAFTLNLGTLFVGSLESAAMLLSTSLSYFTVLYSTQH
- the LOC105675797 gene encoding odorant receptor 49b-like isoform X1 — encoded protein: MISPSKERVLNCDCGIFIRLGLKERISKLTLSSSDVRKEMISRNYLHFNLNRILLLTVGLWPYQQSKFVRLQLTIFFSILITIVVFQLTTFLTSKCTVDLFANVFSSVLFFTFFIIKYCSFSLNNNVVKYLLEQMTYICNQLTDENEISIIKRYNSYGKYYTIVLMLFAVFVGFSLILYPFWPRIANILLFINETRTHAALPLVTEYFVDQDRNFYLIILHTTAATFIGGVAMLSTGTILLVCQQYACGMFRIACYRIEQAMTICKLRKNYEKNNLKNELLIYKGLIYAVDMHREAMKFSNSMISKFKVMFFFLIAAGVLCGSFSLFRVISFGYNIQELSLPLLYVIVLVVYMMISNYVSQEIMDHNNDVIITVYNVQWYLAPLHVQKMILFLLQKGTKTFTLNLGTLFVGSLESAASLLSTSISYFTVLYSTQH
- the LOC105675797 gene encoding uncharacterized protein isoform X7, with translation MISPSKERVLNCDCGIFIRLGLKERISKLTLSSSDVRKEMISRNYLHFNLNRILLLTVGLWPYQQSKFVRLQLTIFFSILITIVVFQLTTFLTSKCTVDLFANVFSSVLFFTFFIIKYCSFSLNNNVVKYLLEQMTYICNQLTDENEISIIKRYNSYGKYYTIVLMLFAVFVGFSLILYPFWPRIANILLFINETRTHAALPLVTEYFVDQDRNFYLIILHTTAATFIGGVAMLSTGTILLVCQQYACGMFRIACYRIEQAMTICKLRKNYEKNNLKNELLIYKGLIYAVDMHREAMKFSNSMISKFKVMFFFLIAAGVLCGSFSLFRYT
- the LOC137001311 gene encoding uncharacterized protein isoform X1; this encodes MISRNYLQFSLNRIFLLTVGLWPYQQSKLVRLQLTIFFSILITFIIFQLTTFLTSKCTMDLFANVFSSVLLFTFFIIKYCSFSLNNNVVKYLLEQMTYICDQLTDENEINIIKRYNSYGKYYTIVFMLFVVFIGFSLILYLFWPFIANILLSINETRTHAELPLLTEYFVDQDKYFYLIILHTTAASFIGGIAMLSTGTILLVCQQYACGMFRIACYRIEQAMTICKLRKNYEKKSLRNELSIYKGLIYAVDMHREAMKFCDSLISKFKVMFFFLIVTSVLCTTLSFFRIFQVMSFGYNIQELLLPLLYVIILVIYMVISNYVSQEIMDRNNDVIITVYNVQWYLAPLHVQKMILFLLQKGTKAFTLNLGTLFVGSLESAAMVKKMYSNICNITFYTNRKKTVFYYSC
- the LOC105675797 gene encoding uncharacterized protein isoform X8 — encoded protein: MISPSKERVLNCDCGIFIRLGLKERISKLTLSSSDVRKEMISRNYLHFNLNRILLLTVGLWPYQQSKFVRLQLTIFFSILITIVVFQLTTFLTSKCTVDLFANVFSSVLFFTFFIIKYCSFSLNNNVVKYLLEQMTYICNQLTDENEISIIKRYNSYGKYYTIVLMLFAVFVGFSLILYPFWPRIANILLFINETRTHAALPLVTEYFVDQDRNFYLIILHTTAATFIGGVAMLSTGTILLVCQQYACGMFRIACYRIEQAMTICKLRKNYEKNNLKNELLIYKGLIYAVDMHREAMNSRCTLWEFQPFPDFSGNIIWI